The Sphingobacteriales bacterium genome includes a window with the following:
- the rplB gene encoding 50S ribosomal protein L2: MTLKRLKPITSAQRFAVVNAYEELTTNQPEKSLLVPVRKSGGRNNQGRRTMRYIGGGHKQKYRLIDFKRDKFNIPGTIQSVEYDPNRTSFISLVKYADGEKRYIIAPNGVKVGQKVESGEVAPEIGNAMKLSNIPLGSFVHNIELHPGKGGELARSAGTYAQLMAKEGKYAVLRMPSGEVRRVLVNCMATIGVVSNPDHNLVKKGKAGRNRWLGIRPRNRGVAMNPVDHPMGGGEGKASGGHPRSRKGLYAKGKKTRSKTRYSNKMIIERRKK, from the coding sequence ATGACTTTAAAAAGATTAAAACCAATAACCTCAGCACAGCGTTTTGCAGTAGTAAACGCTTATGAAGAGTTAACAACCAACCAACCTGAGAAAAGTCTGCTTGTCCCGGTCAGGAAATCTGGCGGAAGAAACAATCAGGGTAGAAGGACGATGCGTTATATCGGTGGAGGACATAAACAAAAATACCGTCTGATTGATTTCAAACGCGATAAATTTAATATTCCGGGCACTATCCAATCGGTGGAATATGATCCAAACAGAACTTCGTTTATTTCGCTGGTCAAATATGCAGACGGAGAAAAACGCTATATCATTGCACCCAATGGCGTAAAAGTAGGTCAGAAGGTTGAAAGCGGAGAAGTAGCTCCTGAAATTGGCAATGCCATGAAGCTGAGCAATATTCCGTTAGGTTCTTTTGTTCATAACATCGAACTGCATCCCGGAAAAGGAGGAGAGCTTGCCCGTAGTGCCGGTACTTATGCCCAGCTGATGGCTAAGGAAGGCAAATATGCCGTTTTAAGAATGCCCTCAGGCGAAGTTCGCAGGGTACTCGTTAATTGTATGGCCACCATAGGAGTAGTTTCCAATCCTGATCACAACCTGGTTAAAAAGGGGAAAGCAGGGAGAAATCGCTGGCTGGGAATTCGCCCGCGCAACCGTGGTGTTGCCATGAACCCGGTTGATCATCCCATGGGTGGTGGTGAAGGTAAAGCTTCCGGAGGTCATCCCCGTTCACGTAAAGGACTCTATGCCAAGGGAAAGAAAACAAGAAGCAAAACAAGATATAGCAATAAAATGATTATTGAAAGGAGGAAAAAGTAG
- the rpsS gene encoding 30S ribosomal protein S19, whose translation MARSIKKGPYVSFKLEKKVQELNEKNKKAVIKTWSRRSMIIPDFVGHTFAVHNGNKFIPVYVTENMVGHKLGEFAPTRNFRGHPVKK comes from the coding sequence ATGGCAAGATCAATTAAAAAAGGCCCTTATGTTTCATTTAAACTGGAAAAGAAAGTCCAGGAACTGAATGAAAAAAACAAAAAGGCCGTTATTAAAACATGGTCAAGAAGGTCGATGATTATCCCCGACTTTGTAGGCCATACCTTTGCTGTACATAATGGAAACAAGTTTATCCCTGTATATGTTACGGAAAATATGGTCGGACATAAACTTGGTGAATTTGCACCTACCCGTAACTTCCGTGGTCACCCTGTTAAAAAATAA
- the rpsJ gene encoding 30S ribosomal protein S10 — protein MGTQKIRIKLRSFDYSLVDKSAEKIVKTVKITGAIVNGPIPLPSKRKIFTVLRSPHVNKTSREQFELCSHKRLIDIYSTSSKTVDALMKLELPAGVDVEIKV, from the coding sequence ATGGGAACTCAAAAAATCAGAATCAAATTAAGGTCTTTTGACTATAGCCTGGTGGACAAATCGGCTGAAAAAATAGTCAAAACGGTGAAGATTACCGGAGCCATTGTGAACGGGCCAATACCTTTACCTTCAAAAAGAAAAATATTTACAGTACTTCGTTCACCACACGTCAACAAGACTTCCCGTGAACAGTTTGAACTTTGTTCTCATAAGAGATTAATAGACATTTACAGTACAAGCTCGAAAACAGTGGATGCATTGATGAAGCTCGAATTACCTGCAGGTGTTGATGTAGAAATAAAAGTATAA
- the rplD gene encoding 50S ribosomal protein L4, whose amino-acid sequence MKVEVYTINGEKTDRQIDLPDEIFAVKPNDHAIYLDVKRIMASFRQGTHKAKERAEVSGSTKKLRRQKGTGAARVGSIKNPLFRGGGRIFGPRPRDYAIKLNKKVRELARKSALSYKVIENKIKVVEDFDFEQPKTKEFATILKNLQAKDSKNLFVVNIEKENIYLSGRNLSNTYICPPENLNTYVILDNDLLVLTESSVEIIKKTFLN is encoded by the coding sequence ATGAAAGTAGAAGTTTATACGATAAATGGTGAAAAAACTGACAGGCAGATTGACCTGCCGGATGAAATTTTTGCCGTAAAACCTAACGACCATGCTATTTATCTGGATGTCAAAAGGATTATGGCTTCATTTCGTCAGGGAACACACAAAGCTAAAGAAAGAGCAGAGGTTTCCGGTTCAACAAAAAAACTGAGAAGACAAAAAGGAACCGGAGCTGCCAGGGTGGGTAGTATTAAAAACCCATTGTTCAGAGGAGGCGGAAGAATATTCGGCCCGCGTCCCCGCGATTATGCCATCAAACTCAACAAGAAAGTCAGGGAGCTGGCACGTAAATCTGCTTTAAGCTACAAGGTGATTGAAAACAAAATCAAAGTCGTTGAAGATTTCGATTTTGAACAGCCAAAAACAAAAGAATTTGCAACAATTTTAAAGAATCTTCAGGCCAAAGACAGCAAGAATCTTTTTGTCGTAAATATTGAAAAAGAAAATATTTATTTATCAGGCAGAAATCTGTCAAATACCTATATTTGCCCCCCTGAAAATTTGAATACCTACGTGATTTTAGACAATGATTTGCTTGTTTTGACCGAGAGTTCTGTTGAAATTATTAAAAAAACTTTTTTGAATTAG
- the rplW gene encoding 50S ribosomal protein L23 has product MSVIKRPVITEKYSSMGEKLNKYGFIVDKKASKESIKKEVEKLYGVEVMQINTIIYGGKPKTRYTKKNIIKGRTRGFKKAIVTLKEGQVIDFYSNL; this is encoded by the coding sequence ATGAGCGTGATAAAAAGACCCGTGATTACCGAAAAGTATTCGTCAATGGGTGAAAAACTCAACAAATATGGGTTTATTGTCGATAAGAAGGCTTCAAAAGAATCAATTAAAAAAGAAGTTGAAAAGCTTTATGGAGTGGAGGTCATGCAGATAAACACCATTATTTACGGAGGAAAACCGAAGACCAGATATACCAAAAAGAATATCATCAAGGGAAGAACAAGAGGATTCAAAAAAGCAATAGTAACGCTAAAAGAAGGACAAGTTATTGATTTCTATAGTAATTTATAA
- the rplC gene encoding 50S ribosomal protein L3, giving the protein MVGIIGKKLGMTRIFTEAGENIACTVIQAGPCVVTQLKNIDKEGYNAVQLAFGEKKEKNTSKALMGHFKKAGTTPKSKLVEFRNLRKYPGVEKIKLGDTLDISIFNENEWVDVTGISRGKGFQGVVKRHGFSGVGGATHGQHDRLRAPGSVGASSFPSRVFKGLRMAGRTGNKKVKIINLQVARIDREHNLMYLNGPVPGYKGSYIIIEK; this is encoded by the coding sequence ATGGTAGGCATTATTGGAAAAAAATTAGGCATGACAAGGATTTTCACCGAAGCTGGTGAAAACATAGCCTGTACCGTTATTCAGGCAGGGCCCTGTGTGGTTACCCAATTGAAAAACATTGATAAGGAAGGTTATAATGCTGTTCAGCTGGCATTTGGCGAAAAGAAGGAAAAGAATACATCAAAAGCTTTAATGGGTCATTTCAAAAAAGCCGGTACCACACCTAAATCAAAATTGGTAGAATTCAGAAATCTGAGAAAATATCCGGGTGTTGAAAAAATCAAACTCGGAGATACCCTCGATATTAGCATTTTTAATGAAAATGAATGGGTTGACGTAACCGGTATTTCCAGAGGAAAAGGATTTCAGGGTGTTGTCAAACGTCATGGGTTCAGCGGGGTAGGAGGAGCCACCCACGGTCAGCACGACAGGCTCAGGGCTCCGGGTTCTGTTGGCGCTTCGTCATTCCCTTCCCGTGTTTTTAAAGGTTTGAGAATGGCTGGCAGAACAGGAAATAAAAAAGTTAAGATTATCAACCTGCAAGTGGCCAGAATCGACAGAGAACACAACCTCATGTATCTGAATGGCCCCGTACCGGGATATAAAGGTTCATACATTATTATTGAGAAATAA